A stretch of Pleuronectes platessa chromosome 24, fPlePla1.1, whole genome shotgun sequence DNA encodes these proteins:
- the jagn1b gene encoding protein jagunal homolog 1-B, with the protein MASRAGPRAAGTDGSDFEHRERVASHYQMSVALKSEVRKLNIVHVLIWVLMAAQVTVSQLGLVSYKVVATPYQWEYPYLLSIVPTVFSFLALPRNNISYLVISMISGGLFCIAPLIYGSMEMFPVAQQLYRHGKAYRFIFGFSAVSVMYLVIVIAVQVHGWQIYYSKKLLDQWFNSTTTQDKKKK; encoded by the exons ATGGCTTCTCGAGCAGGTCCGAGAGCAGCCGGCACGGACGGCAGTGACTTTGAGCACCGGGAGCGGGTTGCCTCACACTATCAGATGAG CGTGGCCTTGAAGTCTGAAGTCCGTAAACTCAACATTGTCCACGTCCTGATCTGGGTTCTGATGGCAGCTCAG GTGACGGTGAGCCAGCTGGGCCTGGTGTCGTACAAGGTGGTGGCCACGCCGTACCAGTGGGAGTATCCGTACCTCCTGAGCATCGTTCCCACAGTCTTCAGCTTCTTGGCGTTGCCTCGCAACAACATCAGCTACCTGGTGATTTCCATGATCAGCGGGGGGCTTTTTTGCATCGCCCCGCTGATCTACGGCAGCATGGAGATGTTTCCCGTGGCGCAGCAGCTGTACCGCCACGGCAAAGCGTACCGCTTCATCTTTGGCTTCTCGGCCGTGTCGGTCATGTACCTGGTGATTGTCATAGCCGTGCAGGTGCACGGTTGGCAGATTTACTACAGCAAGAAGCTGCTGGACCAGTGGTTCAACTCCACCACCACgcaggacaagaagaagaaatga
- the nfkbiz gene encoding NF-kappa-B inhibitor zeta yields MVSLPKPCVFADLCGRRTNESLNMLDPGASDVTGRGHFYEEQGSIQRNNNTVKELLMMKRQKRNCSDEDNHTEPRLKFAKPELFASDASPYQFDVAVNQNSPPHFPPAYPGRMKLKPQHNTQMPALWGNVAPTVESKVSLFHWQIQQAAQKVGDVPPERLNWQDADGDTYLHIAVAQGRRALAYVLAGKMAKVGALDVKEHNGQTAFQIATATNQHLIVRDLMAHGAQMDTRDLWGRSPLHVCSEKGHALSLQTIWNSFCQSRHPIDVDIFNYEGLTPLHTAVLAHNNIVKELQRLESPCSYAAMQKKHAFVECIQTLLLMGASLTTKDLKSGRTCLHMASEEANVQLLKIFLDRPRSLSVVNLKTFSGNTALHVVSALQNHNSQVDAVKLLMRKGADPGTKNWENDLPSQLVPEGAVGEKVRHILKGKRVYA; encoded by the exons ATGGTGTCACTGCCGAAaccttgtgtgtttgcagacctTTGTGGGAGAAGAACAAATGAGTCTTTAAACATGCTGGATCCAGGAGCGAGTGACGTCACGGGCCGAGGGCACTTTTATGAAG AACAAGGATCCATCCAGAGGAACAACAACACGGTGAAAGAGCTCCTGATGATGAAACGCCAG AAGCGGAACTGCTCGGACGAGGACAACCACACGGAGCCTCGTTTGAAGTTtgcaaaacctgaactcttTGCCAGCGACGCGAGTCCTTACCAGTTTGACGTAGCAGTGAACCAAAACAGTCCCCCTCATTTCCCCCCTGCTTATCCTGGAAGGATGAAGCTCAAGCCGCAGCACAACACGCAGATGCCGGCTCTGTGGGGAAACGTGGCTCCAACCGTGGAGAGCAAAGTGTCTCTGTTTCACTGGCAAATCCAGCAAGCGGCCCAGAAAGTAGGAGACGTTCCCCCCGAGCGGCTGAACTGGCAAGACGCAGACGGCGACAC GTATCTTCACATTGCCGTGGCGCAAGGGCGACGCGCTCTGGCCTACGTGCTTGCTGGGAAAATGGCCAAAGTTGGCGCTTTGGACGTGAAGGAGCACAACGGCCAG ACAGCTTTTCAGATTGCCACTGCCACCAATCAGCACTTGATTGTCCGCGATCTGATGGCGCACGGAGCCCAAATGGACACGCGCGACTTGTGGGGCCGGTCTCCTTTGCACGTGTGTAGTGAAAAAGGACACGCTCTCAGTCTTCAG ACAATCTGGAACAGCTTTTGCCAGAGTCGCCACCCAATTGACGTGGACATCTTCAATTATGAGG GTCTCACCCCGCTCCACACGGCAGTTTTGGCGCACAACAACATTGTCAAAGAGCTGCAGCGTCTGGAAAGTCCCTGTTCGTACGCGGCCATGCAGAAGAAACACGCGTTTGTGGAATGCATCCAGACTCTGCTGCTCATGGGCGCGTCCCTAACGACCAAG GATCTGAAAAGCGGCCGGACTTGTCTCCACATGGCTTCCGAGGAGGCTAACGTGCAGCTGCTCAAGATTTTCCTGGACCGGCCTCGCTCGCTGTCCGTTGTAAATCTTAAG ACGTTTAGCGGAAACACCGCCCTGCACGTTGTCAGCGCTTTGCAAAATCACAACAGTCAAGTTGACGCGGTCAAGCTGCTGATGAGAAAAGGAGCCGACCCCGGAACCAAGAATTGGGAAAATGACCTGCCGTCTCAGCTGGTGCCCGAAGGAGCCGTTGGGGAAAAG GTGCGGCACATCCTGAAGGGGAAACGAGTGTACGCTTAA